In one window of Acropora muricata isolate sample 2 unplaced genomic scaffold, ASM3666990v1 scaffold_175, whole genome shotgun sequence DNA:
- the LOC136900256 gene encoding uncharacterized protein → MPHRCVVGGCSNIRSLEKGIGLHTIPFYGDERPEAKKRRKRWIDFVRLKRAQWEPTKSSVICSKHFKPDDFVRNYTLLKDQEAPSIPYLERDSFGITAFPTVHTGVNVAEDEQPLSNRGKRMAIKAAMAKYKESSKTSTVETDEPDPKVLKLTASVDLEDHSTEDIHVPQADISSAEEECSIECSSCSVYKQENWQLQNRLSTSKEEIRQLKNKLKTSRDNLKSRRKEQRNWRRKEKKLQLFEAQSLHITDSTEDVEADKPNIEVDEEDEDLDGLDEVEVEDQAESGSLYTSQTETETETETEDENGEKPKGLSVKDKNIRSEPKHIVFLSQLLLLFKFCHICKADNPTVETREIGTEAVVKTSCNNPECMKQSTWYSQPLIPGSRIPAGNFLLCLCILLTGGSATKVLQMFKHMGLGCLSLGTFFKYQRTKLFPTIHLYWQNYQNKMLSRLKDLSGGVTIAGDGRHDSMGHSAKFGAYTIFCCTIPMIIHFALVQRNQAGSSTAMEFMAFKQCMNYLIGYGLLITTFISDRHVSIASHMKKVLTGIIHYFDIWHLKKKIRKVLSKISKEKGCEVLGEWIKPCEKHLHWSATSTFSGNGRVIWAKFKSFLSHVVNKHTGLEDPLFNKCAHGVIEPRKWLKVGTVVYDKLSAALTNNALVKGIKQASPLAQTSCLEGFHSVLNHFAPKMIAYSYIGMYCRHILAAVHFNFNLQREVKHRSKDGVERVRVSYPKFKNGEATVRDVRITPNFDYVEEIFQTFMKASKDNLKDAATKLQEETPAPMNTMLEKQPREEALQKRAERSKMVTKDVPPTTPVTQIPEGRKKQRKKRTAGRNCTACKKPMKGHHNVVDCPKNKNKRKTKK, encoded by the exons ATGCCGCACAGATGTGTAGTTGGAGGTTGTAGTAACATCAGAAGCTTGGAGAAAGGAATAGGGCTCCATACGATACCGTTTTACGGCGATGAGCGTCCAGAGGCGAAGAAACGAAGAAAGAGATGGATAGATTTTGTGAGACTAAAACGTGCTCAGTGGGAGCCAACGAAGAGTTCCGTGATATGCTCGAAGCATTTCAAGCCAGATGATTTTGTTCGCAACTACACGTTGTTGAAGGACCAAGAAGCTCCATCAATTCCGTATTTAGAGCGAGACAGCTTTGGAATTACCGCTTTCCCGACAGTTCATACTGGGGTAAATGTAGCGGAGGACGAACAACCCTTGAGTAATCGAGGCAAAAGAATG GCTATTAAAGCAGCGATGGCAAAGTATAAGGAATCTTCCAAGACTTCGACAGTGGAGACCGACGAACCAGATCCCAAAGTGCTAAAGCTGACTGCTAGTGTCGATCTAGAAGACCACAGCACTGAAGATATACATGTACCCCAAGCTGACATCTCGAGCGCAGAAGAAGAATGCTCAATCGAATGCTCCAGTTGCTCAGTGTACAAGCAAGAAAATTGGCAGTTGCAAAATAGATTGAGCACTTCAAAGGAAGAAATCAGGCAGCtgaagaataaattgaaaaCATCGAGAGATAATTTGAAGAGTCGAAGGAAGGAACAGCGGAATTGGCGAAGAAAAG AAAAAAAGCTACAATTGTTTGAAGCCCAAAGCCTGCATATCACAGATTCTACTGAAGATGTGGAAGCTGATAAGCCAAATATTGAAGTTGACGAAGAGGATGAAGATCTGGATGGGTTAGATGAAGTGGAAGTGGAGGACCAGGCTGAATCAGGCTCATTGTACACAAGTCAGACAGAAACTGAGACAGAAACAGAGACGGAAGATGAAAACGGAGAGAAACCCAAAGG GTTGTCAGTAAAGGACAAAAATATTCGCTCAGAACCCAAGCACATTGTCTTCTTGTCCCAGTTATTGCTTCTGTTCAAATTTTGTCACATATGCAAGGCTGACAACCCAACAGTTGAGACAAGGGAGATTGGCACAGAGGCAGTTGTGAAAACCTCCTGCAATAATCCAGAATGCATGAAGCAGAGTACCTGGTATAGTCAGCCACTAATACCAGGCTCTCGCATCCCTGCAGGCAACTTTCTTCTTTGCTTATGCATTCTTCTTACCGGAGGATCAGCCACCAAAGTCCTTCAGATGTTCAAACACATGGGTCTTGGCTGTCTCTCTCttggcacattcttcaaataCCAAAGG ACCAAACTGTTTCCAACCATTCATCTCTACTGGCAAAATTACCAAAACAAAATGCTTTCAAGGCTGAAGGACCTCAGTGGTGGAGTTACCATTGCAGGGGACGGCAGGCATGATAGCATGGGCCATAGTGCCAAATTTGGAGCCTACACTATCTTCTGCTGCACCATCCCGATGATAATACATTTCGCCCTCGTTCAG AGAAATCAAGCAGGTAGCAGCACGGCAATGGAATTTATGGCCTTCAAACAGTGCATGAACTACTTGATTGGTTATGGCCTACTCATCACAACATTCATTTCAGACAGGCATGTGTCCATTGCCAGCCACATGAAGAAAGTTCTTACCGGAATTATTCACTACTTTGACATCTGGCATCTAAAGAAAA aaataCGAAAAGTTCTGTCAAAAATCTCCAAAGAAAAAGGTTGCGAAGTGTTGGGTGAATGGATTAAGCCCTGCGAGAAACACCTTCATTGGAGTGCCACTTCAACATTTAGTGGTAATGGAAGGGTCATTTGGGCAAAATTTAAAAGCTTCTTGAGTCATGTTGTGAATAAACATACAGGCCTTGAAGATCCATTATTTAACAAATGTGCCCATGGAGTCATTGAACCAAGGAAATGGTTAAAAGTTG GTACTGTTGTATATGACAAACTATCTGCAGCCTTGACAAATAATGCCTTGGTAAAGGGAATCAAGCAAGCCTCACCCCTTGCCCAAACCAGCTGTTTGGAAGGTTTCCATTCAGTCCTCAATCACTTCGCGCCAAAGATGATAGCTTATTCTTACATCGGCATGTACTGCAG GCATATTTTAGCTGCTGTCCATTTCAACTTCAATTTACAAAGAGAAGTGAAACATCGAAGCAAAGATGGAGTGGAAAGGGTCAGAGTGTCTTACCCAAAATTTAAGAATGGAGAGGCAACTGTTCGAGATGTAAGAATCACACCAAACTTTG ATTATGTAGAGGAAATATTCCAAACTTTCATGAAAGCAAGCAAAGACAATTTGAAGGATGCTGCCACAAAGCTGCAAGAGGAGACCCCTGCCCCCATGAATACAATGCTGGAGAAACAGCCAAGAGAAGAGGCTTTACAAAAGAGAGCTGAAAGGAGCAAGATGGTTACTAAAGATGTCCCTCCAACCACACCAG TTACTCAAATCCCAGAAGGAAGAAAGAAGCAGCGTAAGAAAAGGACAGCTGGCCGTAATTGTACAGCATGCAAGAAGCCAATGAAGGGGCATCACAATGTTGTTGATTGCCCAAAAAATAAGAATaagagaaagacaaagaaatag
- the LOC136900257 gene encoding uncharacterized protein produces MTSLREDAQAILSQSSIYKSLARTEIQCLIYIASEIHVKITMPSESSDLETSFDSDDTEMNFSDGYELEDEGHSSRVSPRSPETSSDSSDDDVAYTDEPLADAEWIKNYQEEMKANEELERGLKDRLQGNVELKEWCKCGNCNVALLQNISESYCCCELEGCKESMKSDLVRQDLAPDVTLTCITEHPGFQPVCLQKWSLRLAADKFKTKGKKRYRQTGSEESFLRSVAYREFSRLVYGLLGKKRAPLPACAYTAIRKAFTVSEEDEFTGFVLDEEN; encoded by the exons ATGACGTCACTTCGAGAAGACGCTCAAGCAATTCTCAGCCAGTCGTCGATCTACAAAAGCCTTGCTCGCACGGAAATTCAGTGTCTGATCTACATAGCCTCTGAAATTCACGTGAAAATTACAATGCCTTCCGAATCATCGGACTTGGAGACGAGCTTCGACTCAGACGACACGGAAATGAATTTTAGCGATGGATACGAGCTTGAAGACGAAGGGCATTCATCCCGCGTCTCACCACGATCACCAGAAACCTCGAGCGATTCAAGCGATGACGATGTTGCTTATACTGACGAGCCATTGGCTGATGCCGAATGGATAAAAAATTATCAAGAAGAAATGAAGGCGAACGAAGAGCTCGAGCGAGGCCTAAAGGACCGGTTACAGGGCAATGTAGAACTGAAGGAATG GTGCAAGTGTGGAAATTGCAACGTCGCTTTGCTACAAAACATTAGTGAATCTTATTGCTGTTGTGAACTGGAAGGCTGCAAAGAATCGATGAAGAGTGATCTTGTGCGGCAAGATCTCGCCCCCGATGTTACCCTGACCTGTATCACTGAACACCCTGGATTTCAACCGGTTTGTCTTCAGAAGTGGAGTCTGAGATTAGCTGCGGACAAGTTCAAAACCAAAGGCAAGAAAAGGTATCGGCAGACGGGGAGCGAGGAGAG TTTCTTACGAAGTGTTGCTTATAGAGAGTTTTCAAGGCTGGTGTATGGGCTTCTGGGAAAGAAAAGGGCCCCCTTGCCAGCCTGTGCTTATACTGCAATTAGAAAAGCGTTCACTGTTAGTGAGGAGGATGAATTCACAGGCTTTGTCCTTGATGAGGAAAACTAG
- the LOC136900258 gene encoding uncharacterized protein, which translates to MPMEDVFPKSVVLHFPPSIYQRTGASTMLPKLLQILNSDDLRCIQFLRSGKVRISFREEADRDRLLSEGMRLDDQAIPVTRHAEKVTVLYIRDLPYEVASDDVIDFLSTHGEVLTAERSVNADFPTLCNGNRIVKMVLNEDIPHFLSIGGYQCRVWYRGQPIQCIVCRESGHRAQDCPLSGRCRYCHQPGHMARECSRAWVQVPTTVPADVEPEESSVEDESPPPPPVDKPSDPDETSVPDKDPDKLPAVVVSDNLPAEPAMDKPPAAVIDNDAPMTDKEKPTVATENDVPMKPPEPAMDKPPAAVIDNDTPMTDKEKPTVATENDVPMKPPAKSSCAPPSATPAKSRADITAHMFSLRIAQLYPRSELPDFDNVKGKEWDTRAKAFLRRRQQ; encoded by the coding sequence ATGCCGATGGAGGACGTATTTCCGAAGAGTGTAGTGTTACACTTCCCGCCGAGCATCTATCAAAGAACTGGAGCAAGTACTATGTTACCGAAGTTGCTACAGATCCTCAACTCTGATGATCTCCGTTGTATCCAGTTCCTCCGCAGTGGAAAAGTTCGCATCTCTTTCCGCGAAGAAGCCGACCGTGACCGTCTCCTGTCAGAGGGCATGCGCCTGGACGACCAAGCTATCCCGGTGACCAGACATGCCGAAAAAGTTACAGTCCTCTACATTCGTGATCTCCCGTACGAAGTCGCTTCAGATGACGTCATCGACTTCCTTTCTACCCATGGTGAAGTTCTTACAGCGGAACGCTCGGTGAATGCTGACTTTCCTACTCTGTGTAATGGGAATCGAATTGTCAAGATGGTGTTGAATGAAGATATACCACATTTTCTCTCCATTGGTGGTTACCAATGCCGCGTGTGGTACCGGGGCCAGCCAATCCAATGCATTGTTTGCCGTGAGTCTGGTCATCGAGCCCAGGACTGCCCTCTCTCTGGACGGTGCCGGTATTGCCATCAACCCGGCCACATGGCCAGAGAGTGCTCGCGGGCCTGGGTCCAAGTGCCTACTACAGTTCCTGCTGACGTTGAACCGGAAGAATCTAGTGTTGAAGATGAATCGCCTCCTCCTCCACCTGTAGACAAGCCATCTGATCCCGATGAAACTTCTGTTCCTGATAAAGATCCTGATAAATTacctgctgttgttgtttcagaTAACTTGCCCGCTGAACCTGCTATGGATAAACCGCCTGCTGCCGTTATAGACAACGATGCGCCAATGACTGACAAAGAAAAGCCCACTGTCGCAACCGAAAATGATGTTCCAATGAAGCCTCCTGAACCTGCTATGGATAAACCGCCTGCTGCCGTTATAGACAACGATACGCCAATGACTGACAAAGAAAAGCCCACTGTCGCAACCGAAAATGATGTTCCAATGAAGCCTCCTGCTAAATCTTCCTGTGCTCCTCCTTCTGCTACTCCTGCTAAGTCCAGAGCAGACATAACTGCTCACATGTTCAGTCTTCGTATTGCTCAGTTATATCCGCGGTCCGAGCTACCagactttgacaatgttaagGGAAAGGAATGGGACACCAGAGCTAAGGCCTTTTTAAGACGTCGTCAGCAATAA